In one window of Chitinophagales bacterium DNA:
- a CDS encoding peptidylprolyl isomerase, translated as MKRLFVILAVMMSLGLQAQVKKVVADKIVAQVGDKFILKSDIINAIADFKRQTQGQEGVIIPTECQVLEGQLIRKALYLQAQKDSLKVSEEEIEAQLDNRIRSFIGAYGSKETLEEIAGKTVYQIKDDFREPLKEKELSEQMERKIVENIKITPNEVKAYYERIPKDSLAFYESELEISQLVLIPKPNKDVEEYVSKQLYDLRRQVEFGGKKFEQLAKLYSEDPGSRDNGGQYSLNRNERNWDPAFLSASFRLKDGQISPVIKSKFGLHIIQLVARQGDDAVVRHILKIPPVTEDEIKESIDKLDSLRKQILDNKISFGEAVNKFSDDDNSKFNAGALTGRDGSTMVNIDQLDADMVTAIKAMKPGEISKPRLYTDERQRKAVRIIYLKTRTEPHRENLKEDYNRIAQRALEEKKQAAIEKWFREKIPTFYVSIDKEYTTCKEVTLWSKTAQGFTGNQ; from the coding sequence ATGAAAAGACTGTTTGTAATTCTTGCTGTAATGATGAGTCTGGGCTTGCAAGCTCAGGTGAAAAAAGTTGTAGCCGATAAAATTGTGGCGCAGGTGGGTGATAAATTCATCCTGAAATCTGATATCATCAATGCAATTGCTGATTTCAAAAGACAGACACAGGGACAAGAAGGTGTGATCATTCCCACTGAGTGCCAGGTGCTGGAAGGTCAGTTGATTCGTAAAGCGCTTTATTTACAAGCGCAGAAAGATTCACTGAAAGTAAGTGAGGAAGAAATTGAAGCCCAGCTGGATAATCGTATCAGAAGTTTTATTGGTGCTTATGGCTCTAAGGAAACATTGGAAGAAATTGCCGGTAAAACTGTTTACCAGATTAAAGATGATTTTCGCGAGCCGCTGAAGGAGAAAGAATTGTCTGAGCAAATGGAGCGTAAGATTGTAGAGAATATCAAGATTACGCCTAATGAAGTAAAAGCTTATTACGAGCGTATTCCAAAAGATAGTCTGGCATTTTATGAGAGCGAATTAGAGATAAGTCAGTTGGTTCTAATACCTAAGCCCAACAAGGATGTGGAAGAATATGTATCGAAGCAGTTGTACGACTTACGCAGACAGGTTGAGTTTGGTGGTAAGAAGTTCGAGCAGCTGGCAAAACTGTATTCTGAAGATCCGGGTAGCAGAGACAATGGTGGTCAGTATAGTTTGAACAGAAATGAGCGTAACTGGGATCCTGCGTTTTTGTCTGCTTCATTTCGTTTGAAGGATGGACAAATTTCTCCGGTAATCAAGTCAAAGTTTGGATTACACATTATTCAGTTGGTTGCCCGTCAGGGTGATGATGCTGTTGTTCGACATATCCTCAAGATTCCACCAGTAACTGAGGATGAAATCAAAGAGTCGATAGATAAGTTGGATTCTTTGCGTAAGCAGATCCTAGATAATAAAATTTCTTTCGGCGAAGCAGTGAACAAGTTTAGTGATGATGATAATAGTAAGTTCAATGCTGGTGCTTTAACTGGTCGTGATGGTTCAACCATGGTGAACATCGATCAGTTGGATGCCGATATGGTTACTGCAATCAAAGCCATGAAGCCGGGTGAAATTTCCAAGCCCCGCCTCTATACCGATGAGCGTCAGCGTAAGGCTGTTCGTATTATTTATTTGAAGACAAGGACTGAACCACACCGCGAGAACCTGAAAGAAGACTATAACCGTATCGCGCAGCGCGCACTGGAAGAAAAGAAGCAAGCAGCTATCGAAAAATGGTTCCGTGAGAAGATCCCAACTTTTTATGTGAGCATCGATAAGGAGTACACTACTTGTAAGGAAGTGACTCTTTGGAGTAAGACTGCACAGGGCTTTACTG